One bacterium genomic window, AGGAGATCCGCTCCGGTTGCTGCCAGCAGGTCATGAAGTTCGCCGGCATTGGTATCCGGTCCGATGGGCACGCGGCATTGCAGCAGCCAGGCGCCGGTATCGATCTGTTCGTCGATGAGAAAGGTCGTGACGCCGGTCTCCTGCTCTCCGCGGATCAACGCCCAGTTGATCGGGGCAGCGCCCCGGTATCGCGGCAGCAGCGAGGCGTGGAGATTGACGGTGCCGAGCCGCGGCAGTTTAAAGACCTCCGGGGGTAGGATACGGAAGGCCACAACGGCGAAAAGATCGGCGTTCAAGCGCTGAAGGGCCGCCAGAAAATCGGGATCACGCAGATCCTCCGGCTGCAGCAGCGGCAGCTGCCGTTGCAGAGCGCGCTCCTTGACTGTCGAAGGGCGCAGACGCTGTCCGCGGCCTGCCGGTTTGTCGGGCACAGTGACCACGGCCAGCAGCTCATGGCCGGAGTCCGCCAGTTTGTCCAGGCTCGGAAGGGCAAACCCGGGTGTTCCCATGAAAATGATCTTCAAAGCCATCGGGATCCATCTCCTGCCGGCCGGGAGACCGCTTTGCAGCGAATCCTCCCCCAGACTCCACTAGGTCATGGCGACGTGTCGTTTCAAGCGGCTTCGTTTGCTGTTACTGCGCGGCATTTTCGGTTTCGGCAAGTTTTCGTGCGACCGCCGTCTTGGCGACCTCGATCTTGACATTATCGGCGATTTTAAGGACAATCACATTTTCCTTCTCCTTGATGCCCTGGACCACGCCATAAATGCCGCCGATGGTGATCACCCGGTCCCCCTTCTGCAAGGCATCGATCATTCGGGCCATCTCCTTCTGCTTTTTGGCCTGGGGGCGGAACATCAGAAAATACATAATGACGAAGATCAGGATAATCGGCAGGAAAAAGCCGAAAGCACCGGAGCTGCCTTGTTGCCCGCCCGCGGTGGGTGCAGCCGAGGCGAGTACCAGCAGTAATGCATTCATAAGGACCTCCTGTGGTTGTGACTATCGATGGGCATACGTTATGATTTAAGCTTGCTTGCAGTATAGCGGCTGAGGAACGCCCGCTTGAAACCGGTAAAATCGCCGTCCAAGATGGCTTGCCGCGCCTTGTTGACCAAACGAAGATAAAAGGTCAGATTATGCAGACTGATCAGCCGAAGGGCTAGCACCTCCTGGGCATTGAAAAGATGGCGCAGATAGGCGCGGGTGAAGGTCCGGCAGGTATAACAATCGCACTCCTCCTCCAGGGGCGAAAAAGCGTCCCGGAATTTGGCATTCTTGATAATGATCTGACCGTCCAGGGTGAAAGCGGCGCCATTGCGGCCATTCCGGGTGGGCATGATGCAGTCGAACATATCCACCCCGCGCTCGATCGCTTCGAGGAGATCTTCTGGCTTGCCGACCCCCATGAGATAGCGCGGTTTATCTTGCGGCAGCAGCGCAGTGACCAGGCCGGTCATTTCAAACATCGCCTCCTTGGGTTCGCCGACCGAAAGACCGCCGATGGCATAGCCCGGGAAATCCATTTCGATCAAGGCTTCGGCGCTTTGTTTCCTCAGGTCACCAAAGACACTTCCCTGGACGATAGCGAACTGATACTGCTGGTAGCCATGTCGTTCGCCGATTTCTGCAAAGGCTTTACGGCTGCGACGGGCCCAGTCGAGGGTAAGCTGGTTCGCCTTGAGAGCATAGCGGTAATCGCACGGATAGGGGGCGCATTCATCCAGAACCATCATGATATCCGAGCCGAGATCGCGCTGGATCTCGACCACCTTCTCTGGCGTGAAAAAATGGCGTGAACCGTCGATATGGGAGCGAAAATGAAAACCCTTTGCCGTAATTTTATTCAACTCGGAGAGGCTGAAAACCTGGTAGCCGCCACTGTCGGTCAGCATCGGACGATTCCAAGCGCAGAATTTTTGCAGGCCTCCTGCCTCTCGCACCAGAGCCGCGCCCGGACGCAGATAGAGATGATAGGTATTGCTGAGGATGATCTGGGCCTTGATCCGGCGCAGGTCCTCCGGAGAGAGGGTCTTCACAGTCGCCTGGGTACCGACGGGCATGAAAATGGGGGTTTGCACCTTTCCATGGGCCGTGTGCATCACACCGGCGCGCGCTCCCGACCGGGAATCCTTGCGGACGATCCTGAAAAAGGGCGTGCGGTTCATCGTCTCCACGGGCTACTGAAGAACGGCATCGAGGGCCTCCTGCGCCTGGCTAACCGCGAAAATATGCATTCCGAGTTGGG contains:
- the tgt gene encoding tRNA guanosine(34) transglycosylase Tgt, with protein sequence MNRTPFFRIVRKDSRSGARAGVMHTAHGKVQTPIFMPVGTQATVKTLSPEDLRRIKAQIILSNTYHLYLRPGAALVREAGGLQKFCAWNRPMLTDSGGYQVFSLSELNKITAKGFHFRSHIDGSRHFFTPEKVVEIQRDLGSDIMMVLDECAPYPCDYRYALKANQLTLDWARRSRKAFAEIGERHGYQQYQFAIVQGSVFGDLRKQSAEALIEMDFPGYAIGGLSVGEPKEAMFEMTGLVTALLPQDKPRYLMGVGKPEDLLEAIERGVDMFDCIMPTRNGRNGAAFTLDGQIIIKNAKFRDAFSPLEEECDCYTCRTFTRAYLRHLFNAQEVLALRLISLHNLTFYLRLVNKARQAILDGDFTGFKRAFLSRYTASKLKS
- the fmt gene encoding methionyl-tRNA formyltransferase yields the protein MALKIIFMGTPGFALPSLDKLADSGHELLAVVTVPDKPAGRGQRLRPSTVKERALQRQLPLLQPEDLRDPDFLAALQRLNADLFAVVAFRILPPEVFKLPRLGTVNLHASLLPRYRGAAPINWALIRGEQETGVTTFLIDEQIDTGAWLLQCRVPIGPDTNAGELHDLLAATGADLLLQTVQGLESGRLQSKPQIGEVTRAPKLTREMARIDWHRSAREIHNLVRGLSPYPAAWTTWKGRTVKILATRPVPAGPSEDPGRLISGGGREALFLATGDGVLELVTLQPEGGRIMSAAEFMRGHAVTAAEKME
- the yajC gene encoding preprotein translocase subunit YajC: MNALLLVLASAAPTAGGQQGSSGAFGFFLPIILIFVIMYFLMFRPQAKKQKEMARMIDALQKGDRVITIGGIYGVVQGIKEKENVIVLKIADNVKIEVAKTAVARKLAETENAAQ